From a single Bryobacter aggregatus MPL3 genomic region:
- the uvrA gene encoding excinuclease ABC subunit UvrA: protein MLSRISVHGARQHNLKNIDVEIPRNTLTVITGLSGSGKSSLAFDTIYAEGQRRYVETLSPYARQFLDQMERPEVDSIEGLSPAISIEQKTTSRSPRSTVGTITEIYDYVRLLYSSIGVSHCPNCDTEISRQTTAQILERVAEIPENTRILILAPIVRGRKGEYKKELEKFARQGFVKARVDGVMRNLEDEIVLDKRKNHTIDVVVDKLVLKPDISKRLEASIETATKLADGLVVVSIVSNDPNAEPEERMYSQKMACPNCGTSVPVLEPRSFSFNSPYGACPECNGLGSMWSFDPDKIIVDETRPLFDGGLGPGAGSNYVGQRVTDGAWKNNIDLSKPWEKLSAAQREVLLNGGKGNYPGLIKLLGDSLEGATDNYREYLSDFMTARECPSCHGKRLQAASLAVRVKGMTVAEFSDLSIRRALAACRGWKLEKREEEIAGGVVGEIRTRLEFLENVGLDYLNMARNAQTLSGGEAQRIRLATQIGSQLRGVLYVLDEPSIGLHPRDNERLLGTLESLRDMGNTVLVVEHDQDTIERADFVIDLGPGAGRLGGEIVAQGTAKEIARNKNSLTGQYLSGTREIEVPAVRRIGNGKKLRIFNATEHNLKNVDAEFPLGMLVVVTGVSGSGKSTLVNDILYRSLAKHVYGSKAEPGKHERLMGLGEIDKVIEIDQGAIGRTPRSNPATYTQVFAPIRELFAMLPESRERGYKSGRFSFNVKGGRCEACQGDGLKRIEMNFLPDVYVTCDVCRGKRYNHETLQVKLKGKSIADLLDTTIEDAAPLLANLPNIAIKLDTLVDVGLGYLHLGQSSTTLSGGEAQRIKLAKELSKRQTGRTVYILDEPTTGLHFEDVRRLLEVLQKLVDLGNTVIVIEHNLDVIKSADWILDMGPEGGEGGGTLLASGTPEDIAKVKKSYTGQALVKLLRKAK, encoded by the coding sequence ATGCTCAGTCGAATTAGCGTGCATGGAGCGAGGCAGCACAACCTCAAGAACATCGACGTCGAGATTCCGCGCAACACGCTCACCGTCATCACCGGCCTGAGCGGATCGGGCAAGTCGTCGCTCGCTTTTGACACAATCTATGCCGAAGGCCAGCGCCGCTATGTCGAAACACTGTCGCCCTATGCGCGGCAGTTTCTCGACCAGATGGAACGGCCGGAAGTCGATTCGATCGAAGGGCTGAGCCCGGCGATCTCGATTGAGCAGAAGACCACCAGCCGCAGCCCGCGTTCCACCGTCGGGACCATCACCGAGATCTACGATTATGTGCGTCTGCTCTATTCCTCGATCGGCGTCTCCCATTGTCCCAATTGCGACACCGAGATCAGCCGCCAGACGACGGCGCAGATTCTCGAGCGCGTCGCCGAGATCCCCGAGAATACGCGCATCCTGATCCTCGCGCCGATTGTGCGTGGCCGCAAGGGCGAGTATAAGAAGGAACTCGAAAAGTTTGCCCGCCAGGGCTTTGTCAAAGCGCGCGTCGATGGCGTGATGCGCAACCTTGAGGACGAGATTGTCCTCGACAAGCGGAAGAACCACACCATCGACGTCGTTGTCGACAAGCTGGTGCTCAAGCCGGACATCAGCAAGCGTCTCGAAGCCTCGATTGAGACCGCCACCAAGCTCGCCGACGGGCTGGTGGTGGTGAGCATTGTCAGCAACGACCCGAACGCTGAACCGGAAGAGCGGATGTACTCGCAGAAGATGGCCTGCCCGAACTGCGGCACCAGCGTGCCGGTGCTCGAGCCGCGCAGCTTCAGCTTCAACAGTCCTTATGGCGCTTGTCCCGAATGCAATGGCCTGGGCAGCATGTGGAGTTTTGACCCCGACAAGATCATCGTCGACGAGACCCGTCCGCTATTCGATGGCGGCCTCGGCCCTGGGGCCGGCTCGAACTATGTCGGCCAGCGGGTCACCGACGGCGCCTGGAAGAACAACATCGATCTGTCCAAGCCCTGGGAAAAGCTGAGCGCCGCCCAGCGCGAAGTGCTGCTGAACGGCGGCAAGGGGAATTATCCCGGCCTGATCAAGCTGCTTGGTGACAGCCTCGAAGGCGCCACCGACAACTATCGCGAATACCTAAGCGATTTCATGACCGCTCGGGAATGTCCATCCTGTCACGGCAAGCGCTTGCAGGCCGCCAGCCTGGCGGTGCGCGTGAAGGGAATGACGGTTGCCGAATTCAGCGACCTCAGCATCCGGCGGGCGCTGGCCGCTTGCCGCGGCTGGAAGCTCGAGAAACGCGAAGAAGAGATTGCCGGCGGCGTGGTGGGCGAGATTCGCACCCGTCTGGAGTTTCTTGAAAATGTCGGGCTCGATTATCTGAACATGGCGCGCAACGCGCAAACGCTGAGCGGCGGCGAGGCGCAGCGCATCCGGCTGGCAACGCAAATTGGCAGCCAGTTGCGCGGCGTTCTGTATGTGCTGGACGAGCCATCGATCGGTCTGCACCCGCGCGACAATGAGCGGCTGCTGGGCACTCTTGAGAGCCTGCGCGACATGGGCAATACGGTCCTTGTTGTGGAGCATGATCAGGACACCATTGAGCGCGCCGATTTCGTCATCGATCTGGGACCTGGGGCAGGCCGTTTGGGCGGTGAGATCGTCGCACAGGGCACGGCAAAGGAAATCGCGCGGAACAAGAACAGCCTCACCGGACAATATCTGAGTGGCACGCGCGAAATCGAAGTGCCCGCCGTGCGGCGCATCGGCAACGGCAAGAAGCTGCGCATCTTCAATGCAACCGAACACAATCTGAAGAATGTCGATGCAGAGTTTCCGCTCGGCATGCTGGTGGTGGTGACCGGGGTTTCGGGCAGTGGCAAGTCGACTCTGGTCAATGACATCCTCTATCGCTCGCTCGCCAAGCATGTCTATGGGTCCAAGGCCGAACCGGGCAAGCATGAGCGGCTGATGGGCCTCGGCGAGATCGACAAGGTGATCGAGATCGATCAGGGCGCCATTGGCCGGACGCCGCGCTCCAATCCTGCCACCTATACCCAGGTGTTTGCACCCATCCGCGAGTTGTTTGCGATGCTGCCGGAGAGCCGCGAACGTGGCTACAAGAGTGGCCGCTTCAGCTTCAACGTGAAGGGGGGCCGCTGCGAGGCCTGCCAGGGCGACGGCCTGAAGCGCATTGAGATGAACTTTCTGCCCGACGTCTACGTCACTTGCGACGTCTGCCGGGGCAAGCGCTATAACCACGAAACGCTGCAGGTAAAGCTGAAGGGCAAGAGCATTGCCGACCTGCTCGATACCACGATCGAAGACGCGGCGCCCTTGCTGGCCAACCTGCCGAATATCGCGATCAAACTCGATACGCTGGTCGATGTCGGGCTTGGCTATCTGCATCTTGGCCAGAGCTCCACCACGCTGAGCGGCGGCGAGGCGCAGCGCATCAAGCTGGCCAAAGAACTCAGCAAGCGCCAGACGGGCCGCACGGTTTATATTCTCGATGAGCCCACCACCGGCCTGCACTTTGAGGATGTTCGCCGTCTGCTCGAAGTGCTGCAAAAGCTGGTGGATCTGGGCAACACGGTCATCGTCATCGAACACAATCTGGACGTCATCAAGAGCGCCGATTGGATTCTCGATATGGGTCCGGAGGGGGGCGAAGGCGGCGGCACGCTGCTGGCCAGCGGCACTCCCGAGGACATTGCAAAGGTCAAGAAGAGCTACACGGGCCAGGCGCTGGTGAAGTTGCTCAGGAAAGCAAAGTAG
- a CDS encoding CPBP family intramembrane glutamic endopeptidase: MEPREENPVWTYEDLGILLGMILPVLLLASLAARLFALWIPQKGVLAALVQILLYLGVGGSLFVLLRTRYDLAFWKALSWRIPWPRMALTALLGPVLAIVMALVAVGLNTPREGMVLDSLLQDRWSLVAIGLVASTVGPLFEELIFRGFAQPLFIRSLGVAGGLLATAVPFALLHGPQYNWNWQRLLILTLASIAFGAERQRTGSTAASTLMHAAYNLTFVAGMMSQGGRLNQA, from the coding sequence ATGGAGCCGCGCGAGGAGAATCCGGTCTGGACTTATGAAGACCTGGGCATTCTGCTCGGGATGATCCTGCCGGTTCTCCTGCTTGCCAGCCTGGCCGCGCGGCTGTTTGCGCTCTGGATTCCGCAGAAGGGTGTGCTGGCCGCGCTCGTCCAGATTCTGCTCTATCTTGGCGTCGGCGGCAGCTTGTTTGTGCTGCTGCGCACGCGCTATGACCTTGCCTTTTGGAAAGCGTTGTCGTGGCGCATTCCGTGGCCGAGAATGGCCCTCACCGCATTGCTGGGCCCGGTGCTGGCGATTGTCATGGCCCTGGTGGCTGTCGGGCTCAACACGCCCCGGGAGGGTATGGTGCTCGACAGCCTGCTGCAGGATCGTTGGAGCCTGGTGGCGATTGGCCTGGTCGCCTCGACCGTCGGGCCGCTGTTTGAAGAACTGATTTTTCGCGGATTTGCGCAGCCGCTGTTCATCCGAAGTCTGGGCGTCGCCGGGGGCTTGCTGGCCACCGCCGTCCCCTTCGCATTGCTGCACGGTCCGCAATACAACTGGAACTGGCAGAGGCTTCTCATCCTCACGCTGGCCAGTATTGCTTTCGGCGCGGAGCGTCAACGAACAGGCTCGACGGCAGCCTCGACGCTCATGCACGCCGCATATAATTTGACATTTGTCGCTGGCATGATGAGCCAGGGAGGAAGACTGAATCAGGCATGA
- the mtnA gene encoding S-methyl-5-thioribose-1-phosphate isomerase, whose amino-acid sequence MIETLRWTDKGVEMIDQTRLPHVEEFVLCRDYKEVADAIQTMIIRGAPAIGVAAAMGVALGAQQASDANFEAEFEEICATLAATRPTAVNLFWGIDRMKKLRASLAGEQLGLLREKLIAEAKLVHDEDIAINRRIGAHGAALVPDGKTVLTHCNAGALATAGYGTALGVIRAAVEAGKKIDVFADETRPFLQGSRLTVWELQKDGIETTLITDNMAGHFLHSGRIGCVVVGADRIAANGDVANKIGTYSVAVLAKENNVPFYVAAPLSTIDLKTLTGAGIKIEERAASEVTAMFGHKVAPDGTRVQNPAFDVTPHRYVTGIITERGVATAPFEESLRKLVEGK is encoded by the coding sequence ATGATTGAAACCTTGCGTTGGACTGATAAGGGCGTCGAAATGATCGACCAGACCCGTTTGCCGCATGTGGAGGAGTTTGTCCTCTGCCGCGACTATAAGGAAGTGGCGGACGCGATCCAGACCATGATCATCCGTGGGGCGCCAGCCATTGGCGTTGCCGCCGCGATGGGCGTGGCGCTGGGCGCGCAGCAGGCAAGCGACGCGAACTTTGAGGCGGAATTCGAAGAGATTTGCGCGACACTCGCCGCGACGCGCCCTACCGCGGTGAACCTCTTCTGGGGCATCGACCGCATGAAGAAGCTGCGGGCCAGCCTGGCCGGTGAGCAACTGGGCTTGCTGCGCGAAAAATTGATTGCCGAAGCAAAGCTGGTGCACGACGAAGACATCGCGATCAACCGCCGCATTGGCGCGCATGGCGCCGCGCTGGTGCCCGATGGCAAGACCGTTCTGACCCATTGCAATGCCGGTGCGCTCGCTACCGCAGGCTACGGCACGGCGCTGGGCGTGATCCGGGCTGCCGTCGAGGCAGGCAAGAAGATCGATGTCTTTGCCGACGAGACGAGACCTTTCCTGCAGGGCAGCCGTCTCACCGTTTGGGAACTGCAGAAGGATGGCATCGAAACCACGCTCATCACCGACAACATGGCAGGACACTTTCTGCACAGCGGGCGGATTGGTTGTGTGGTGGTAGGAGCAGACCGGATTGCGGCCAACGGCGATGTCGCCAACAAGATCGGCACCTATAGCGTCGCGGTCCTCGCCAAAGAAAACAATGTGCCGTTTTATGTTGCCGCACCGTTGTCGACGATTGATCTCAAAACCCTGACCGGCGCCGGCATCAAGATCGAAGAACGCGCCGCCAGCGAAGTCACCGCCATGTTTGGGCATAAGGTGGCTCCCGATGGCACCCGCGTCCAGAACCCGGCCTTCGACGTCACGCCCCATCGCTACGTCACGGGCATCATCACCGAGCGCGGGGTGGCCACTGCGCCATTTGAAGAAAGCCTCCGCAAGCTGGTAGAAGGAAAGTAA
- a CDS encoding peroxiredoxin family protein: MMKNLFLFALSSLALLAQSGDYSGRRAPSFSLPDVNMRQHDLLDYRGKVVMVEFMQTKCEKCQALTKMIEAKIKPKYKDDVIVLSIVVPPDNFEDVKKYINVFKVTSPILFDMGQVAGSYVRATPQKPAMYFPHLFLIDQKGQIRADWQWMAPGSFPEVLAGDKLITEIDKLLAEAKPAAPAAPAAPKKK, encoded by the coding sequence ATGATGAAGAATCTCTTTTTGTTTGCGCTCAGCAGTCTCGCCTTGTTGGCACAGAGTGGCGACTACAGCGGACGGCGCGCCCCCAGCTTTTCTCTGCCGGACGTGAACATGCGCCAGCACGACCTGCTCGACTATCGCGGCAAGGTGGTGATGGTTGAGTTCATGCAGACCAAGTGCGAGAAGTGCCAGGCGCTGACGAAGATGATCGAAGCGAAGATCAAGCCGAAGTATAAGGACGATGTCATCGTGCTCAGCATTGTCGTGCCGCCGGACAACTTTGAGGACGTCAAGAAGTACATCAATGTTTTCAAGGTCACCAGCCCGATTCTGTTTGACATGGGCCAGGTGGCGGGCAGCTATGTGCGGGCAACGCCGCAGAAGCCCGCGATGTACTTTCCGCACCTGTTTCTGATCGATCAGAAAGGTCAGATTCGCGCCGATTGGCAGTGGATGGCTCCTGGCTCCTTTCCAGAGGTGCTGGCCGGAGACAAGCTGATCACCGAAATCGACAAGCTGCTGGCCGAAGCAAAACCCGCCGCCCCGGCCGCACCAGCCGCTCCTAAGAAGAAATAG
- a CDS encoding ankyrin repeat domain-containing protein has translation MKRCAVLILCALSLLGEQGLHTVVRAGDIDRLRALLEAGASVNERDNLGGTPLHDACWAGFYEIARLLLDRGAEVDAPHIEINAAHSESGSTPLHYAILTNHLDVVELLASRGADLKRTHRLGSTALHLAASRGHTEIVAFLIEKKVGIDVEDGSGATPLDEAAWKGHTATVELLLKAGANPKHRIKDTQITPLHEACTRGHLEVAQLLVVAGAEVDAKDQSGATPLDEALKQRHTAVVDYLMGKGAKMAGGAKQMEEAVLKGQTEVVKLLLDRGMDPDAPTANGSTLIHDACLKGHLPVAELLLKAGASPNALNASGATPLHDAALAGQLGAAKLLLDRGADINALDRDSKATPLHYAASWGRDEIVAYLLEKGADPKRKNAAAKTAADLAKENGQSGALRLLSGR, from the coding sequence GTGAAGCGATGTGCCGTCCTCATCCTATGCGCCCTGTCCCTTTTGGGGGAGCAGGGCCTGCATACAGTGGTGCGGGCAGGCGACATCGACAGGCTGCGCGCCCTGCTCGAGGCCGGCGCCTCGGTCAATGAACGCGACAATCTCGGTGGCACCCCGCTGCATGATGCTTGTTGGGCCGGCTTCTACGAAATTGCCAGGCTTTTGCTCGATCGCGGCGCGGAAGTGGACGCGCCGCACATCGAGATCAACGCCGCTCACTCGGAGAGCGGCTCCACTCCCCTCCACTACGCGATCCTCACCAACCACCTGGACGTCGTTGAGCTGCTTGCCTCCCGCGGCGCCGATCTCAAACGAACCCATCGCTTAGGCTCCACCGCGCTGCACTTGGCCGCAAGCCGTGGACACACCGAAATCGTTGCCTTTTTGATCGAAAAGAAGGTCGGCATCGATGTCGAGGACGGCAGCGGCGCAACCCCTCTCGACGAAGCCGCCTGGAAGGGCCACACCGCCACAGTCGAACTGCTGCTCAAGGCGGGAGCCAACCCGAAACACCGCATCAAAGACACCCAGATCACTCCGCTCCATGAGGCCTGCACGCGCGGGCATCTCGAAGTGGCGCAACTGCTGGTGGTTGCCGGAGCCGAAGTGGATGCCAAGGACCAATCGGGCGCCACCCCGCTCGATGAAGCGCTCAAGCAACGGCACACGGCCGTGGTCGACTACTTGATGGGCAAGGGCGCAAAAATGGCCGGGGGCGCGAAGCAAATGGAAGAGGCGGTGCTGAAGGGCCAGACCGAAGTCGTTAAGCTGCTGCTCGACCGGGGCATGGACCCCGACGCGCCCACCGCCAACGGCAGCACCCTCATCCACGACGCCTGCCTCAAGGGCCATCTCCCGGTGGCCGAACTGCTGCTCAAGGCCGGAGCGAGCCCGAATGCTCTAAACGCCAGCGGAGCCACACCGCTGCACGATGCCGCCCTCGCCGGTCAACTTGGCGCAGCAAAGCTGCTGCTCGACCGGGGCGCCGATATCAATGCGCTCGATCGTGATTCCAAGGCCACGCCGCTGCATTACGCCGCCAGTTGGGGCCGCGACGAGATCGTTGCCTACTTACTCGAAAAGGGGGCCGACCCCAAACGCAAGAATGCCGCAGCAAAAACTGCGGCAGACCTGGCAAAAGAAAATGGGCAGAGCGGCGCCTTGCGCCTACTCAGCGGGCGGTGA
- the lpxB gene encoding lipid-A-disaccharide synthase, whose protein sequence is MARKILISAGEASGDFYATGLIEALRRRRSDLEFFGCAQPKMLAAGVRPVIDAEKLGVVGLVEVVKHLPGIYGEYQKLLQAARDEKPDLAILTDSPDFHLRVARHLHEMGIPVVYLVAPQAWAWRPGRVKPMRRDLRKLLCIFPFEEAWFRERGVPTCYIGHPLARHIAPTVSREAWYAELGLDAAKPLVALLPGSRRGEILRHLPALCDAVRQMPGIQFVLGTPPAIGRAFFANQSLPPAIHVKEGRSWDLLAHCDVALAASGTVTMEAALLGAPTVSFYRVSALSWWIGRFLVDIPFYTMVNLVAGKRVIPELMQDDMSGESLARETLRLLHSSQERDDMKRGLLEVARVLRSDQDPFELGARIVDEILDEKIATPADSAS, encoded by the coding sequence GTGGCGCGTAAAATCCTGATCTCAGCCGGGGAAGCGAGTGGCGATTTTTACGCAACCGGCCTCATCGAAGCCCTGCGCAGACGCCGGTCTGATCTCGAATTCTTCGGTTGCGCGCAGCCGAAGATGCTGGCGGCCGGCGTACGGCCGGTGATCGATGCCGAAAAGCTCGGCGTCGTCGGCTTGGTCGAAGTGGTCAAACATCTGCCCGGCATCTACGGCGAATACCAGAAACTGCTGCAAGCAGCGCGTGACGAAAAGCCCGATCTGGCGATTCTGACCGATTCTCCCGATTTTCACCTCCGCGTGGCCCGGCATCTGCATGAAATGGGCATTCCGGTGGTGTATCTGGTGGCGCCGCAGGCTTGGGCCTGGCGCCCGGGCCGCGTGAAGCCGATGCGCCGCGACCTGCGCAAGCTGCTTTGCATCTTTCCATTTGAAGAAGCCTGGTTTCGCGAGCGCGGCGTGCCCACCTGCTACATCGGACATCCGCTCGCCCGCCACATTGCGCCCACCGTCTCGCGCGAAGCCTGGTATGCCGAACTCGGGCTCGACGCCGCCAAGCCGTTGGTGGCGCTGTTGCCGGGCAGCCGCCGCGGCGAAATTCTGCGCCATCTGCCCGCCCTGTGCGACGCCGTCAGGCAAATGCCCGGCATCCAGTTTGTACTGGGAACCCCTCCCGCAATCGGCCGCGCATTTTTTGCTAACCAATCTCTGCCGCCAGCCATCCATGTGAAGGAAGGCCGGAGCTGGGATTTGCTGGCACACTGTGACGTCGCTCTTGCTGCTTCTGGAACAGTCACGATGGAAGCCGCCCTGTTGGGAGCGCCCACGGTCAGCTTCTATCGTGTGAGTGCGTTGAGTTGGTGGATCGGACGATTCCTGGTCGACATTCCGTTCTATACGATGGTGAATTTGGTGGCTGGCAAGCGAGTGATTCCGGAGTTGATGCAGGACGACATGAGCGGCGAGAGCCTGGCGCGCGAAACCCTGCGTTTGCTTCACAGCTCTCAGGAACGGGATGATATGAAAAGGGGCCTGTTGGAAGTGGCGCGAGTCTTACGGAGCGACCAGGATCCATTCGAGTTGGGGGCCCGGATTGTGGATGAAATTTTAGATGAAAAAATTGCGACTCCTGCCGATTCTGCTTCTTAG
- a CDS encoding M1 family aminopeptidase, translating into MKKLRLLPILLLSASLFAQQDRKGRIDVEHYDIDAEILPTTQTLKAKVKMRFVPLDDRLSTIQLDFNDAMRIGAITDDSGANINISKTTDFNYRLIFPVPLAKGKPVTLTFDYDGKFDGREESPVYGIRFAAIEASGAAMLYPSRWFPINEYTSDRYTMNLNVTVPADFRVLSSGVDLKSDAAGRAKYSFQMTQPALYGSFAVVKGNAERVSSEGVTSTVWFKNLAMAKPTGEMVAKAMNFLSDLNGRPPAVNLTLVETFKGFPNGYSAPGILFFSPSGIGSEPNTRLIVNQVSRQWWGGLISPLSRNHIWIVNGLARYSESLYFESTGGASAVELEMRDVYVEALTQPEPPLIQSSRYEDYSPEFWAATAGKGSAVLNMLRNIVGKDQFAEILKRLTKEFAYKQVSTNDFRKVAEQVYGQDLNYFFIQWIESSGAPEFKLSYTVFRTAKGFRVLGKVSQDLDTFRMPVRLKIETEGNPEEKTVEVVGTSSEFSVETFGKPISVKLDPDMQVLRYDDKIRVSVAIRKGEQFAEVSDFDEAMKEYQKALEVNRNSSLAHYRVAEINFLRNSYQAAANEFREVLNGDIEPKWTEVWTHIHLGKIFDVTGQRERAVSEYNQAIRTKDNTQGALEEAAKYVKEPYKRQNVDR; encoded by the coding sequence ATGAAAAAATTGCGACTCCTGCCGATTCTGCTTCTTAGTGCTTCGCTCTTTGCGCAGCAAGACCGTAAAGGCCGCATCGACGTCGAACACTACGATATCGACGCCGAGATTCTCCCCACAACCCAAACCCTCAAAGCCAAAGTCAAAATGCGCTTTGTCCCATTGGACGATCGACTCTCCACAATTCAGCTCGACTTCAACGATGCCATGCGCATTGGCGCGATCACCGACGACAGCGGCGCCAACATCAACATCTCAAAGACCACCGACTTCAACTACCGGCTGATCTTTCCCGTCCCGCTCGCCAAGGGTAAGCCCGTCACGCTCACCTTCGACTACGACGGCAAGTTTGACGGCCGCGAAGAGAGTCCGGTCTATGGCATCCGCTTTGCCGCGATCGAAGCCAGCGGCGCGGCCATGCTGTATCCGTCCCGCTGGTTCCCAATCAATGAATACACCTCCGACCGCTACACGATGAATCTGAATGTCACCGTGCCGGCCGACTTCCGCGTCCTCTCCTCGGGTGTCGATCTCAAGAGCGATGCCGCCGGCCGGGCGAAGTACAGCTTCCAGATGACGCAGCCCGCCCTCTACGGCAGCTTTGCCGTCGTCAAGGGCAATGCGGAGCGCGTGAGTTCAGAAGGCGTCACCAGCACGGTCTGGTTCAAGAACCTGGCGATGGCCAAGCCCACCGGCGAGATGGTGGCCAAGGCGATGAACTTTCTCTCCGATCTGAATGGCCGCCCGCCCGCCGTCAACCTCACGCTGGTAGAGACCTTCAAGGGCTTCCCGAATGGCTATTCCGCCCCCGGCATCCTCTTCTTTTCGCCAAGCGGCATTGGCTCAGAACCCAACACCCGGCTGATCGTCAACCAGGTGTCCCGCCAATGGTGGGGCGGCCTGATTTCGCCGTTGTCCCGCAACCACATCTGGATCGTGAACGGCTTGGCCCGCTACTCGGAATCTTTGTACTTTGAATCGACCGGCGGCGCCTCGGCAGTTGAATTGGAGATGCGCGATGTCTACGTCGAGGCGCTCACCCAGCCTGAGCCACCACTGATCCAAAGCTCCCGCTACGAGGACTATTCGCCGGAATTCTGGGCAGCCACTGCGGGCAAGGGCTCAGCAGTGCTGAACATGCTGCGCAACATCGTCGGCAAGGACCAGTTCGCCGAGATCCTCAAGCGCCTGACCAAAGAATTCGCCTACAAGCAAGTCTCCACCAACGACTTCCGCAAGGTGGCCGAGCAGGTCTACGGACAGGATCTGAACTACTTCTTCATCCAGTGGATTGAATCCTCGGGTGCGCCCGAATTCAAGCTCAGCTACACCGTCTTCCGCACCGCAAAGGGCTTCCGCGTGCTGGGCAAGGTCTCGCAGGATCTGGACACCTTCCGCATGCCGGTTCGGTTGAAGATCGAAACGGAAGGCAATCCCGAAGAGAAAACCGTCGAGGTGGTGGGCACCTCCTCTGAGTTCAGCGTCGAAACCTTCGGCAAGCCGATCTCAGTCAAGCTCGACCCCGACATGCAGGTGCTGCGCTACGACGACAAGATCCGCGTCTCAGTCGCCATCCGCAAGGGCGAACAGTTTGCCGAAGTCAGCGACTTTGACGAAGCCATGAAGGAATACCAGAAAGCGCTCGAAGTGAATCGCAACTCCTCACTCGCCCACTACCGCGTTGCAGAAATCAACTTCCTGCGCAACAGCTACCAGGCTGCGGCAAACGAATTCCGCGAAGTGCTCAATGGCGACATCGAGCCGAAATGGACCGAAGTCTGGACCCACATCCACCTCGGCAAGATCTTCGACGTCACCGGCCAGCGCGAACGCGCCGTCAGCGAATACAACCAGGCGATCCGCACCAAGGACAACACGCAGGGCGCGCTTGAGGAAGCAGCCAAGTACGTCAAGGAACCCTACAAGCGTCAGAACGTCGACCGTTAG